A window of the Phalacrocorax carbo chromosome 26, bPhaCar2.1, whole genome shotgun sequence genome harbors these coding sequences:
- the LOC135317521 gene encoding LOW QUALITY PROTEIN: E3 ubiquitin-protein ligase TRIM39-like (The sequence of the model RefSeq protein was modified relative to this genomic sequence to represent the inferred CDS: deleted 1 base in 1 codon): protein FLPCKKIYIYLAMELSKGAAGRNRLEMFPCELRARTLEDLKNEIEKRQAKNATKHMEEISHPDTLTQGQEEKSQKLDVKSTVSRCGKVTFQLPVDVSPEPEERVCHFSWRNSALKETLKKLQAIVTLDPDTAHPDLILSEDCKSVRRGEGRQDLPDNPERFDYWPFVLGCQGFAAGRHCWEVEVGDGGDWAVGVARESIRRKGHLSLCPQGGIWGVEKWGGQVRALTTRKVTLLPLRWVPRRVSIHLDYAGGTVAFFDADEGGLMFIFSHASFTGERVHPWLWVVGARSQLRLCP from the exons TTTCTGccatgtaaaaaaatatatatatatttagccATGGAGCTTAGCAAAGGAGCAGCGGGT AGAAATCGCTTAGAAATGTTTCCCTGTGAGCTCAGAGCCAGGACA CTGGAAGACCTGAAAAATGAGATTGAGAAGAGGCAGGCAAAAAATGCCACCAAACACATGGAGGAGATTTCCCACCCGGACACGCTGACACAAGGGCAAGAAGAGAAGAGTCAGAAATTG GATGTGAAAAGCACCGTCAGCAG GTGTGGGAAAGTGACTTTCCAGCTGCCAGTGGATGTTTCTCCAGAGCCAGAAGAGAGAGTCTGTCATTTCTCATGGAGGAACAGTGCTCTGAAGGAAACTCTGAAGAAGCTACAAG ccatTGTGACCCTGGACCCTGACACAGCTCACCCCGACCTCATCCTCTCCGAGGACTGTAAGAGCGTGAGACGTGGGGAAGGACGACAGGACCTGCCTGATAACCCGGAGAGATTTGACTACTGGCCCTTCGTGCTGGGATGCCAGGGCTTTGCAGCGGGCCGGCATTGCTGGGAGGTGGAggtgggggacgggggggactGGGCTGTGGGGGTGGCCCGCGAGTCCATCCGTCGGAAGGGGCATCTCAGCCTCTGCCCCCAAGGAGGGATCTGGGGGGTGGAGAAGTGGGGGGGACAAGTTCGGGCACTCACCACCCGCAAGGTGACCCTCCTACCCCTGCGCTGGGTGCCCCGGCGGGTCAGCATCCACCTGGACTATGCCGGAGGGACAGTGGCATTCTTTGATGCAGATGAGGGGGGGCTCATGTTCATTTTTTCCCATGCCTCTTTCACTGGGGAGAGGGTCCACCCGTGGCTCTGGGTGGTGGGAGCCAGGTCCCAGCTCAGGCTGTGTCCCTGA